The sequence below is a genomic window from Zhongshania aliphaticivorans.
CAAGAATCGCGCAATGACCTTGTCTATTAAAGCCAAGGACGTTGACGACGAGAAAGAAGCAGTTAAGTCACTGCGTGAGAAGGACACTGAGACCGTTGCACCTGCAACTACTATCGGTGACTTGATCAAAGCTCAGATGGAAAACAAAGACTAAGGTCTGCGTGACGCGCACTTATCGTGATAAGTGCGCGTAACTATCTGGCTTATATGCAAAATAATGCTAAGCTAGGCTTGAATGTTGGCGACAACGGGAACAAGCAATGACCAAATCCGAGTTAATAGAACTAATCGCAGAGCACCAGCCTCAGCTGTCTCACAAGGACATTGAGCTGGCAGTAAAAACCATGATTGAGCATATGTCTCAGGTCTTGGCGACTGGCGATCGTATAGAAATACGCGGCTTTGGCAGTTTTTCGCTGCACTATCGGGAGCCTCGCATGGGGCGGAATCCAAAAACCGGTGATACAGTTGAGCTGCCTGGTAAATATGTTCCTCATTTCAAACCTGGTAAAGAATTACGTGAGCGGGTAAACCTGAGCATTCAATCAGGCGCTTAGTTGCGGTATCTGCTGGCGTTATTTTTTAAGAAACGGTATGGTCTTTGGCTATATCGTTTTTTTTTGTGTGGATGAAACTAGATGCGCCTCATTGGTTCGATATTAGTGCTGGTATTATTATTCGCTGTGCTGGGCTTGGGTTTACTTTTTACCCTCGAAAACGATGTGCTTGTGCCGCTGAATATCCTGGTTGCAGAGCTTCCCGCACAACGTCTGTCAACTTGGATAATACTCGCGTTCTTTTTGGGTGGCGTATGCGGTCTATTGGCAGCGTCAATTGCCATATTGCGCCTTCAGGCATCCCGGTTGAGTCTGCGCCGCCAGTTGGCTGCTAAGCCCGGTAAAGCGGTTGTGGAGAGTCGTGGTGCGGGTGTCTGAGTTTAAATGAGCAATGAGTTACTGCAGTTTTTGTTTTTTGTGGTCGCAGTGTCAGCGGGGTGGTTAGCGGGTTATTGCTATCGGCCACGGTCGGGGAAAAAAGACACTGAGACTAGTAGCTCGTATTATAAAGGTCTTAATTACTTGCTGAGCGAGCAGCCCGATGCTGCGGTGATGACAGTAATTAATGATTTGCCTGTCAATCTTGAAACACTTCCTACTCATTTGGCGCTAGGTAATTTACTGCGTAGTAAGGGTGAGGTTGATGGCGCGATCCGTGTTCATCAAAATTTGTTGTCGCGACCAAGCCTGCCCAGAGAAAAACTTCATCAAGTTCACTTAGAGCTGGCTCGAGATTATATTTCTGCCGGTGTGTTAGATCGCGCTGAGCGCTTATTGAAAGATGTGGTTGATGAGTCGGAGGTGTTTCGCGCTGATGCCTTAGAGCATTTGCAGCATATTTATCAAACAGAGCGCGAATGGGATCACGCTATAGCCGTCGCGCTGCGCCGCTTGCCACCCCGCAGTTGGTTGAAAAAAGCCCCTGTGGCAGGGCCTGCGGATCGTCGAGTTGAGCGCGCCTTAAGTCATTTTTATTGCGAAAAAGCCCAGTTGCTGTTGGCCGAGCACAATTACAAAGAGGCGATAGCGGCTCTGCAAAGCGCCCGGCAGTTTGACCGAGATAATGTTCGTGCCTATATGTTGTCGGCCAATATTGCACTAAAACAAAATAAGCCCGAGCTGGCGCTGGACTTGCTGCATACCGCAATCGATAGGCAGGCGGCGTTTAGCTCGGAAATGCTGCCTTTGTTTCGCGAAGCCTTTGCTCGTTTTAGCGGGCGAGACGCCTATTTAGATGCCTTGCTTGGTATTGCTAAAAATACCGAGAGCTCAGCCTTTATTATTGAGGCGGCAGAGTTGATGGCGGCCAAGGATGGCAGTGAGTTAACGCTTCAATATTTATTAGATGCTGCGCGGCAGCGGCCTACCCTTGGTTTATTGGCAAAGGTGCTTGAGCAACCAGCGGCAGGAAGCGGCCAAACTCTGGAGCTGGTGCAGGGGGTTTTGCTGAAATTGCGCGCAGAGCGCCCGGCCTATCGCTGCCGACAGTGCGGCTTTTCCGGTCAAAAGTTACACTGGTTGTGTCCCAGCTGTGAGCAGTGGGGTACCATAACGCCCATTCGTGGAACCCAGGGTGATTAAGCAAATATTATGAGTTCAAAAACACCACTTTCCCCAGTCATTATTGCCTTGGATTTTGCAAGGCGTGCCGAATTAGATGCGCTGGTTGATCAATTGGATCCAAGTCAGTGTCGTCTAAAAGTCGGTAAAGAGCTTTTTACTTTATTTGGCCCAGAGGTAGTAAGAAGCCTGCAGCAGCGCGGTTTTGAAGTATTTCTCGATTTAAAATTTCACGATATTCCCAATACCACGGCGGCGGCAGTGGCTGCTGCAGCTGAACTCGGGGTGTGGATGGTGAATGTGCATGCCAGTGGCGGCGCAAAAATGATGTCGGCTGCTAAAACGGCCTTGCTGCCCTACGGTAAAGACGCGCCCTTGCTGATTGCTGTCACCGTATTAACGTCGATGCATAGTGATGAATTGGCGGCTATTGGCGTGGCAGGTGACGCGCCAGCCCAGGTATCGCGGCTCGCGGCGTTGACTGCCGACTGTGGTTTAGATGGTGTAGTCTGCTCTGCACAGGAAACGCCAATATTGCGGGCTCAAAGTTCAGACCAGTTTTTGCTGGTGACGCCAGGAATACGCCCGGCCGGAAGCGAACTCAGTGACCAGACGCGGGTAGCGACACCCGCCGACGCGATGGCGATGGGCAGTAGTTATTTAGTTATTGGGCGGCCAGTTACGCGTAGCGCGAACCCTTTGGCGGCCCTCAAGGCTATAAATCAATCATTGGGCTATTGAACTAGAGTACATTCGGTTAAATGGCCTAGCTTAAAAAATAAGGAAGTTAATGTGGCTTATATAGATGTGTTTAACGGCGATGCCGACGGTTTGTGTTCGCTGGTGCAATTGCGCAATGCAAGTCCGGTGGAGAGTCGTCTTGTTACCGGCGTAAAACGTGATATCGATTTATTAGATCGGGTAACGGTTAGCGAGGGCGATCAGCTCACGGTGCTGGACGTGTCGCTCGATAAAAACCGCGTGGGTTTAGTGGCGGCGCTGGAGGCGGGCGCCGAAGTAACTTACGTGGATCACCATTTTGCTGGTGATATTCCGCAGCATGCTAAGTTAACTACGCACATCAATACGGCGTCTGACGTGTGTACCAGTTTATTGGTAAATGGCATGCTAAAGGGCCAATTTGCAGAGTGGGCCGTTGTTGGCGCCTTTGGTGATAATTTGCGCAATAGCGCCTTGGCGGTGGCTAAGCCCCTTGACCTCAGCGCTGCTGAATTAGAGCTGCTCGAGAATTTGGGAATCTACCTTAATTACAATGGCTATGGCGCGAGTATTGAAGATTTGCACTTTGATCCTGAAACGCTCTATCGCAGCATTGCTCCCTTTGCGAGTCCGCGAGCTTTTATGCTCGAAGCGAAGGAAACTTTTTCTCAGCTTGAAGAAGGCTATAAAAACGATATGCGCGCCGCCAGTGAATTGCCAGCGGCTCACAGCGATAAGGCGACGGCGGTATTTATACTGCCGGACGAGCGCTGGGCACGCAGGGTGAGTGGCGTATATAGCAATGACCTCGCCAATGATAGTCCCGATCGTGCTCACGCCGTGCTCACTGAAAAGCAAGATGGCAACTATCTAGTCAGTATCCGTGCCCCCTTAAATAATAAGCGCGGCGCCGATGAGTTTTGTCGACAATTTGCCACCGGTGGTGGCCGTGCGGCAGCGGCGGGTATTAACGACTTGCCAATGACCAGTCTCACTAATTTTATTGATCGCTTCCAGTCCTTCTACGGGAACATGTAATTTAATGATGTTCAGCGTTGATGCATGGATTGTTTTGGGGGTCATTTCTGCCTGCCTAGTGGCCTTAATATTTAGCCGTCGCCCGCCAGATATGATCTTATGCGGTGGCGTTGTGGTCTTGCTATTGCTCGGGGTGTTATCTCCAAAAGAGGCGTTAGCGGGGATGTCGAATGAGGGCATGGTCACGGTTGGCGTGCTGTTTATTGTTGCTCAAGCGCTCTCTGAAACCGGTGTGGTCAGTTGGATTTCGCATAGTATGTTGGGCCGGCCAAAGTCGGCGCGGGTAGCCCAGCTTCGTCTAATGGCGCCAGTGGCGGCCTTTAGTACGATTCTCAATAACACCCCCGTTGTGGCGATGATGATTCCTGCGGTACGAGACTGGGCAAAGCGCAATAATTTGCCTGTTTCTCAGTTGATGATTCCCCTTAGCTACGCCGCGATTGTCGGCGGTACCTGCACCTTAATTGGCACCAGTACCAATTTAGTCGTTAACGGTATGTTGCTGCATTCGCTTCCAGAACAAGCGCTAGGTATGTTCGATCTGGCGTGGGTCGGCTTGCCATGTGTTGTTTTGGTTATTGGCTTTACCATTTTAACAAGCCGTCGCTTGCTCCCGTCGAGCAAAGGAAAATCTGAGCGTTTTGGCGATACCCGTCAATATATTGTCGAAATGATGGTGGACGACAGTAGCCCTATGATTGGCCAGTCGATTGAGGAAGCTGGTTTACGGCAATTGCCCGCCATGTTCCTTATTGAAATCGTGCGTGACGAGCGCTTAATGACGGTGGTTTCACCCAAAGAAATTCTAATGGCGGGGGATCGCCTGATCTTTGCGGGTGATGTGCGTTCAGTGGTGGACTTGAAAAATTTCCACGGCCTGCGTTTAGCTGAAGATCAGGCCTTTAAATTAGGCGAAAATAATTTATCGCGCTGCTTGGCCGAGGTGGTGATATCACCGAACTTTCCCCACTTGGGGCGTATGGTTCGGGACATGAAATTTCGGAACAATTACGGTGCGGCGATTATCGCGATCTCCCGCAATGGTGAGCAGCTTAAGGGCCGAATTGGTGATGTCGAATTAGAGCCAGGTGATACCTTGTTGCTTGAGGCCTATGAGGATTTTGTGCCAAACCAGCGTTATTCAAGGGATTTTCTACTGGTTAGTGAAATAGAAAACTCGCGACCAGTGCGTCATGAGCATCGTTTCCGTGCGGGTATTATCATGGTTGCAATGGTTGCGGTTGTTGCCGTTGGTTGGTTGTCGATGCTCAAGGCCGCTTTTCTCGCGGCGGGGCTGTTGGTAGCTACTCGCTGTATTCGTGCCGCCGATGCGCGTCGGAGTGTGGACTGGCAGATTTTACTTGTCATTGCCGCATCGATAGCTCTGGGCGGTTCGCTGGAATCTACCGGTGCGGCTGCTGTTATTGCAGGGGAAATTGTAGGGGCTGCGGCGGGTTCCCCTATCGCAACCTTGGTTGCAATTTTTGTTGTGACTACATTATTTTCAGCAGTGATCTCAAATTTGGCTGCGGCGGTGATTGTATTTCCCATCGCATTGGCGGCGAGTCAGCAGCTTGAGGTTAGCATGTTGCCTTTTGCGGTCACCTTGATGATGGCGGCCTCAGCGAGCTTTGCGACACCTATTGGCTACCAGACCAATCTTATGGTTTACGGCCCAGGCGACTACCGTTTTAGCGATTTCTTTAAAATTGGGGTGCCGCTCACTGTTCTGGTGGGGGTGACGACTATTCTGATTGTTCCCTTGGTCTGGCCATTTTGAGACGGGCTCTTAAGAAGCGTAAACCTCAAACCTCGGTTTAATCGCAGCGTAGCTCGCTTAATTTTATGACTTGATTGCGCTTGCGTAGCATGGCTTGGTCGGCAATAACGACGCTTGTGTGCTGCGCTGCAAAGCCATTTTCCGCCAAAAATTCACAAATGTCTTTAGCGTAATTTTTGGCATTAGTTTTGTCTTTGTCGAC
It includes:
- the ihfB gene encoding integration host factor subunit beta, which translates into the protein MTKSELIELIAEHQPQLSHKDIELAVKTMIEHMSQVLATGDRIEIRGFGSFSLHYREPRMGRNPKTGDTVELPGKYVPHFKPGKELRERVNLSIQSGA
- a CDS encoding LapA family protein, coding for MRLIGSILVLVLLFAVLGLGLLFTLENDVLVPLNILVAELPAQRLSTWIILAFFLGGVCGLLAASIAILRLQASRLSLRRQLAAKPGKAVVESRGAGV
- a CDS encoding tetratricopeptide repeat protein, producing MSNELLQFLFFVVAVSAGWLAGYCYRPRSGKKDTETSSSYYKGLNYLLSEQPDAAVMTVINDLPVNLETLPTHLALGNLLRSKGEVDGAIRVHQNLLSRPSLPREKLHQVHLELARDYISAGVLDRAERLLKDVVDESEVFRADALEHLQHIYQTEREWDHAIAVALRRLPPRSWLKKAPVAGPADRRVERALSHFYCEKAQLLLAEHNYKEAIAALQSARQFDRDNVRAYMLSANIALKQNKPELALDLLHTAIDRQAAFSSEMLPLFREAFARFSGRDAYLDALLGIAKNTESSAFIIEAAELMAAKDGSELTLQYLLDAARQRPTLGLLAKVLEQPAAGSGQTLELVQGVLLKLRAERPAYRCRQCGFSGQKLHWLCPSCEQWGTITPIRGTQGD
- the pyrF gene encoding orotidine-5'-phosphate decarboxylase, with product MSSKTPLSPVIIALDFARRAELDALVDQLDPSQCRLKVGKELFTLFGPEVVRSLQQRGFEVFLDLKFHDIPNTTAAAVAAAAELGVWMVNVHASGGAKMMSAAKTALLPYGKDAPLLIAVTVLTSMHSDELAAIGVAGDAPAQVSRLAALTADCGLDGVVCSAQETPILRAQSSDQFLLVTPGIRPAGSELSDQTRVATPADAMAMGSSYLVIGRPVTRSANPLAALKAINQSLGY
- a CDS encoding SLC13 family permease, translating into MMFSVDAWIVLGVISACLVALIFSRRPPDMILCGGVVVLLLLGVLSPKEALAGMSNEGMVTVGVLFIVAQALSETGVVSWISHSMLGRPKSARVAQLRLMAPVAAFSTILNNTPVVAMMIPAVRDWAKRNNLPVSQLMIPLSYAAIVGGTCTLIGTSTNLVVNGMLLHSLPEQALGMFDLAWVGLPCVVLVIGFTILTSRRLLPSSKGKSERFGDTRQYIVEMMVDDSSPMIGQSIEEAGLRQLPAMFLIEIVRDERLMTVVSPKEILMAGDRLIFAGDVRSVVDLKNFHGLRLAEDQAFKLGENNLSRCLAEVVISPNFPHLGRMVRDMKFRNNYGAAIIAISRNGEQLKGRIGDVELEPGDTLLLEAYEDFVPNQRYSRDFLLVSEIENSRPVRHEHRFRAGIIMVAMVAVVAVGWLSMLKAAFLAAGLLVATRCIRAADARRSVDWQILLVIAASIALGGSLESTGAAAVIAGEIVGAAAGSPIATLVAIFVVTTLFSAVISNLAAAVIVFPIALAASQQLEVSMLPFAVTLMMAASASFATPIGYQTNLMVYGPGDYRFSDFFKIGVPLTVLVGVTTILIVPLVWPF